A DNA window from Alkalibacter saccharofermentans DSM 14828 contains the following coding sequences:
- the uxuA gene encoding mannonate dehydratase — protein sequence MKLSFRWYGYDDPVKIEYIRQIPTMDSIVTAIYDVPVGEIWPVDNIKKLQKTVAENGLNFDVIESVPVHEDIKLGLPTRDKYIENYKENIRNLGKSGVKVICYNFMPVFDWTRTELNKVLEDGSTALVYYKEHVEKMDPLTGELSLPGWDSSYTKESLAEIFAQYDKIDEEDLWNNLEYFLKEIIPVAEESGVKMAIHPDDPPYPIFGLPRIITNEKNLDRFLKLYDSEYNGLTFCTGSLGSGSFNNIPEMIGKYAAMKRIHFMHVRNVKLLDDGVSFEESAHPSRYGSLDIVEIIRQLYVNGFDGYIRPDHGRMIWGETGRPGYGLYDRALGATYIAGIWETLEKTYKECK from the coding sequence ATGAAACTTTCATTCAGATGGTACGGGTACGATGACCCGGTAAAAATCGAGTATATCAGACAGATCCCAACGATGGATTCAATCGTTACAGCAATCTACGACGTTCCGGTAGGTGAAATCTGGCCGGTGGACAACATTAAAAAGCTTCAAAAAACTGTAGCAGAAAACGGACTTAACTTTGACGTTATAGAAAGCGTTCCTGTTCACGAGGATATAAAGCTGGGTCTTCCGACAAGAGATAAATACATTGAAAACTACAAGGAAAACATCAGAAACCTTGGCAAATCAGGGGTTAAGGTAATTTGCTACAACTTCATGCCTGTATTCGACTGGACAAGGACAGAGCTTAACAAGGTTCTAGAAGACGGTTCTACAGCCCTTGTTTACTACAAAGAGCACGTAGAAAAGATGGATCCCTTGACAGGAGAGCTCTCTCTTCCGGGATGGGATTCAAGCTACACAAAAGAAAGCCTTGCTGAAATTTTTGCCCAGTATGACAAAATCGACGAGGAAGATCTTTGGAACAATCTTGAGTATTTCCTAAAGGAGATCATACCGGTTGCCGAAGAATCCGGAGTCAAGATGGCAATCCACCCTGACGATCCACCATACCCGATTTTTGGACTTCCCAGAATCATAACAAACGAGAAGAACCTAGACAGATTCTTAAAGCTTTACGACAGCGAGTATAACGGACTTACATTCTGTACAGGTTCCTTAGGCAGCGGATCTTTCAACAACATCCCTGAGATGATTGGAAAATACGCAGCAATGAAAAGGATACACTTTATGCACGTAAGAAACGTTAAGCTTCTTGACGATGGAGTAAGCTTTGAAGAGAGCGCTCACCCATCAAGATACGGTTCCCTTGACATCGTAGAGATAATAAGACAGCTTTACGTAAACGGATTTGACGGCTACATCAGACCTGACCACGGAAGGATGATCTGGGGAGAAACAGGAAGACCTGGATACGGGCTATACGACAGAGCCCTCGGCGCTACTTACATCGCCGGGATTTGGGAAACTTTAGAAAAAACATATAAGGAGTGCAAATAA
- a CDS encoding SDR family oxidoreductase, whose translation MKLPINVNLKDKVCVVTGGGGVLGGQWASALSASGAKVAVLDRDLELAQKKADELNADGGTAIGVQADVLKKESLKAAHEEVLSKLGKCDLLLNGAGGNHPKGTTTKEYLYEEDLAEENKDLITFFDLDEAGIRFVFDLNFLGTLLPCQEFAKDMIGRKGCSIINVSSMNAFTPLTKIPAYSGAKAAISNFTQWLAVHMSKVGIRVNAIAPGFFVTAQNQALLYNEDGTPTPRTDKILGATPMDRFGEPEELLGALLFLASEEASGFVNGVVLPVDGGFSAYSGV comes from the coding sequence ATGAAGTTACCTATAAACGTTAATCTAAAAGACAAAGTATGCGTCGTAACAGGCGGCGGCGGAGTGCTTGGGGGGCAGTGGGCATCAGCACTTAGCGCTTCTGGCGCCAAAGTAGCCGTCCTTGACAGAGATCTCGAGCTTGCGCAAAAGAAAGCTGACGAGTTAAACGCCGACGGGGGAACAGCAATAGGCGTACAGGCAGATGTCCTTAAGAAAGAAAGCCTTAAGGCAGCTCACGAAGAAGTCCTTTCAAAGCTTGGAAAGTGCGACCTTCTTCTAAACGGAGCAGGTGGAAACCACCCAAAAGGAACGACCACGAAAGAGTATCTCTATGAAGAAGATCTTGCTGAAGAAAACAAAGACCTTATCACCTTCTTCGACCTTGACGAAGCCGGCATTAGATTTGTGTTTGATCTTAACTTCTTGGGAACTCTGCTTCCATGCCAGGAATTTGCAAAAGACATGATTGGAAGAAAAGGCTGCTCCATAATCAACGTTTCATCTATGAACGCCTTTACTCCACTGACAAAGATACCCGCATATTCGGGAGCAAAGGCAGCCATATCCAACTTCACACAGTGGCTCGCAGTTCATATGTCCAAGGTAGGCATAAGGGTTAATGCCATAGCTCCAGGGTTTTTCGTTACAGCTCAAAACCAGGCGCTTCTTTACAACGAAGACGGCACCCCTACTCCAAGGACAGACAAAATCCTTGGCGCTACTCCAATGGATCGTTTCGGAGAGCCGGAAGAACTTTTAGGAGCACTATTGTTCTTGGCATCTGAAGAGGCATCCGGCTTTGTCAACGGCGTCGTCCTGCCGGTAGACGGAGGATTTTCAGCCTACTCGGGAGTGTAA
- a CDS encoding HAD family hydrolase, whose product MKTAISDFIKSKDFLVCVDSDGCAIDTMDIKHQACFGPAVIDVWPKIEEIRIEFLDLWNHINLYSQTRGINRFKGLVMSFEALQAKGYEVEDFSSIKSWVEGAKSLSNPALKEEIHKTEDPQLKKALKWSNRVNELIDSLGDVDRPFENVKEGLASAHEYADIAIVSSANTNAVAHEWSKHDLNRFVEVLCGQEAGSKSYCISALKESGKYPTEKVLMIGDAPGDLQAAKDNGVFFYPIIPGKESESWIRFKEEALEAFVSGKYKGDYQEMLIKEYEDSLK is encoded by the coding sequence ATGAAAACCGCGATATCTGATTTTATTAAAAGCAAAGACTTCTTGGTATGCGTAGATTCTGACGGATGTGCGATAGATACCATGGACATAAAGCATCAAGCATGCTTTGGTCCTGCCGTGATAGATGTCTGGCCTAAGATTGAGGAAATAAGAATAGAATTCTTGGATCTGTGGAACCATATAAACCTATATTCCCAAACAAGGGGAATCAACCGGTTCAAGGGCCTCGTGATGTCCTTTGAAGCCTTGCAGGCTAAAGGCTATGAAGTTGAAGATTTTTCTTCAATAAAAAGTTGGGTGGAAGGGGCAAAGTCCCTTTCCAACCCGGCATTAAAAGAAGAAATCCATAAGACTGAAGACCCTCAGCTTAAAAAGGCTCTTAAATGGAGCAACAGGGTAAACGAGCTTATAGACTCACTAGGGGATGTTGACAGACCTTTTGAAAATGTTAAGGAAGGGCTAGCCTCTGCACATGAATATGCTGACATAGCAATCGTGTCTTCCGCTAATACCAATGCGGTTGCTCACGAATGGTCAAAGCACGATTTAAACCGGTTCGTAGAAGTCCTCTGCGGTCAGGAAGCTGGTAGCAAGTCCTATTGCATCAGCGCATTAAAAGAGTCTGGAAAATACCCCACAGAAAAAGTCTTGATGATTGGTGATGCACCAGGGGATCTACAGGCAGCAAAAGACAACGGCGTTTTCTTCTATCCCATAATCCCGGGGAAGGAATCCGAATCCTGGATAAGGTTTAAGGAAGAAGCCCTGGAAGCCTTTGTTTCCGGAAAGTACAAAGGGGATTATCAAGAAATGCTAATTAAAGAGTATGAAGACTCCCTTAAATAA
- a CDS encoding AraC family transcriptional regulator encodes MRKNSMRTHMKRQEMLGNDFEIYHYLDKTIRSVTLHHHDFYEIYYLISGEVEYYIEGKIHQLSPGDIVLINTTELHQARINEKESGYERLVLWINKNYLQELSSRETALTDIFEDDKRKSVVSLGFHDEKAVTGIFQKLIDLGKYNRLGLDLLKKAYVTELMINIMNIVFVEDLKSSTEAQKSALIDEMISFINENLTDELTMDMLAEKFFLSKYHLSREFKKYTNVSVYQYIKKKRLIKAKEYILNSEPVSEIYLKCGFGDYSNFLKAFKNEYGMTPKQFKDNMYNNKNDSP; translated from the coding sequence ATGAGAAAAAACTCAATGAGAACTCACATGAAAAGACAGGAAATGCTAGGCAACGATTTTGAGATCTATCATTACCTAGACAAGACCATAAGAAGCGTAACGCTTCATCATCATGACTTCTATGAAATTTATTACTTGATTTCAGGTGAAGTAGAGTACTACATCGAAGGAAAGATACATCAGCTTAGTCCTGGAGATATTGTTCTGATAAACACAACAGAGCTTCATCAAGCTCGAATTAATGAAAAAGAAAGTGGATATGAGAGGCTGGTCTTGTGGATAAACAAAAATTATCTGCAAGAGCTGTCATCTCGAGAAACTGCATTAACGGACATATTTGAAGATGATAAAAGAAAAAGCGTTGTCAGTTTGGGGTTTCATGATGAAAAAGCAGTGACAGGTATTTTTCAAAAGCTAATAGACTTAGGCAAGTACAATAGGTTGGGATTAGATCTTCTTAAAAAAGCATATGTGACAGAGTTGATGATTAATATCATGAATATCGTTTTTGTAGAAGACCTTAAAAGCAGCACTGAGGCGCAAAAAAGCGCATTGATTGATGAAATGATCTCATTTATAAATGAAAATCTTACGGATGAGCTGACCATGGACATGCTTGCTGAAAAATTTTTTCTAAGCAAATATCACCTTTCAAGAGAGTTCAAAAAGTATACAAATGTTTCAGTATACCAATATATAAAAAAGAAGAGATTGATAAAGGCTAAAGAATATATTTTAAACAGCGAGCCAGTATCAGAAATATACTTAAAGTGTGGATTTGGAGATTATTCAAATTTCTTAAAGGCATTTAAGAATGAATATGGGATGACACCAAAACAGTTTAAAGATAATATGTACAATAATAAAAATGATAGCCCCTAA
- a CDS encoding glycoside hydrolase family 3 protein, with amino-acid sequence MVVLNKTPFNLNERQIEWVNETINNMTLEEKIGQLFVLLKPNQGIDEEKISEQLNKYHQGGLRWQGGNKEEVYKQNMTFQKHSQIPLLIAGNCDDGGVGCLPTEGTFVATAAQAAANESNETAYHMGLVSGREATSIGCNWLFNPVVDIYMNWRNTIVNTRCFGDNAETVIKNAKAYIKGVKDANPNMACCAKHFPGDGVEELDQHLVLGVNDLDVDQWEESFGKAYQSMIDDGIESIMVGHIAFPEMSKKLRPDIKDSEIMPATLAPELLQGLLRDKMNFNGLIITDATHMIGFSAAKSREEALPLAIASGCDMILFANDIEEDIEFIKNGIQEGIISHDRLEDAVIRIIGLKAKLNLMDKSVVFPSPDLKDRWVSCREHENFRRLAADKCTTLVKDTAKFIPINPKDKKNIYLVYVQSTPNSKAYEGDPVKDVVEEELESQGFLVHKAPNFYDLEVENGPSPKNMGIMMDSRSTRKEFKELYDLALIVINVKGYAQENNVRLRWSCHHSVEIPWYVSEIPTIGISLNYTNHLIDIPQVRTFINAYGSNRENIRAAIEKMCGLSDFNGIASETVFCDRWETRL; translated from the coding sequence ATGGTGGTACTAAATAAAACGCCATTCAATTTAAATGAGAGGCAAATTGAATGGGTGAACGAAACAATAAACAATATGACACTAGAAGAAAAGATTGGGCAGTTATTTGTATTACTTAAGCCCAATCAAGGCATCGATGAAGAAAAGATATCAGAACAGCTTAATAAATACCATCAAGGTGGATTGCGTTGGCAAGGTGGCAATAAAGAAGAAGTCTATAAGCAGAACATGACATTTCAAAAACACTCACAGATACCTTTACTAATTGCAGGCAACTGTGATGATGGAGGGGTGGGGTGTTTGCCAACTGAGGGAACATTTGTTGCAACAGCGGCACAGGCTGCAGCTAATGAATCAAATGAAACTGCGTATCATATGGGATTGGTTTCCGGTCGGGAAGCTACTAGTATAGGATGCAACTGGCTATTCAATCCAGTCGTAGATATCTATATGAATTGGCGTAATACTATTGTCAATACTAGATGTTTTGGGGACAATGCAGAAACAGTGATAAAGAATGCAAAAGCTTATATTAAAGGCGTTAAAGATGCAAATCCAAACATGGCTTGCTGCGCAAAACATTTTCCAGGGGATGGTGTTGAGGAATTAGATCAACATCTTGTATTGGGAGTTAACGATTTAGATGTTGATCAGTGGGAAGAATCGTTTGGAAAAGCATACCAGTCGATGATTGATGATGGAATTGAATCAATTATGGTTGGGCATATTGCTTTTCCGGAAATGAGTAAAAAACTAAGACCCGATATAAAAGATAGTGAAATTATGCCAGCCACGTTAGCCCCTGAATTATTACAAGGTTTATTAAGAGATAAGATGAATTTTAATGGTTTAATTATTACAGACGCAACACATATGATAGGCTTTTCTGCAGCGAAAAGTCGCGAAGAGGCACTACCCTTAGCAATTGCTTCAGGCTGTGATATGATACTGTTTGCAAATGATATTGAAGAAGATATAGAGTTTATCAAGAACGGAATTCAAGAAGGAATTATATCACATGATAGATTAGAGGATGCTGTGATAAGAATTATTGGTTTAAAGGCGAAATTAAACTTGATGGATAAATCGGTAGTGTTTCCAAGTCCTGATTTAAAAGATAGATGGGTATCATGCCGTGAGCATGAAAATTTTAGAAGATTAGCAGCAGATAAATGCACTACATTGGTTAAAGATACAGCAAAGTTTATCCCAATAAATCCTAAAGACAAGAAAAATATTTACTTAGTTTATGTACAGTCAACACCCAACAGCAAAGCTTATGAGGGTGATCCTGTTAAAGATGTAGTTGAAGAAGAATTAGAATCTCAAGGATTTTTAGTTCATAAAGCTCCAAATTTTTATGATTTAGAAGTTGAAAATGGTCCCTCTCCTAAAAATATGGGAATAATGATGGACTCACGTTCCACTAGAAAAGAGTTTAAAGAATTATATGATTTGGCTCTTATAGTTATAAACGTTAAGGGCTATGCTCAAGAAAATAATGTGCGTCTACGATGGAGTTGCCATCATAGCGTTGAAATACCATGGTATGTATCTGAAATACCAACTATAGGTATTAGCTTGAATTATACGAATCATTTAATTGACATTCCGCAGGTGCGAACATTCATTAATGCCTATGGTAGTAATAGAGAAAATATTAGAGCAGCTATCGAAAAAATGTGTGGGTTATCAGATTTTAATGGTATTGCGAGTGAAACGGTATTTTGTGACAGATGGGAAACAAGGCTTTAA
- a CDS encoding ABC transporter permease subunit, producing MEAKTKLSNTLKNALKVLAFPMMTYLIMEGLVYMLMGRHLITSTLDIRNLVRDTGISVMIAFALSLNLGSGRFDLSLGAQRLIATIIGGNIAISLGFGGIGILVVAMLFGLFSGFLVGIVFITFRVPPVILGIGMALIYESIAFAGSSGQGLRLFGVSDVQILVDPTFTILVLSIVTILIFALFTYSKFRYDMQAVKGSQKIAIASGINVFKHVVICYTIGGGLVAIAGIFSAAFTGSLTPVLGMSSNGTVISMAFPMFVGLYLARKSNVAIGIILGTLSLKFFSIGLTALRLSGALTSAINMIAFIGFLVFLANKDLPKRRKAELKRIKQVKEKKKQLMNDLIVEG from the coding sequence ATGGAAGCAAAAACAAAACTGAGCAATACATTAAAGAATGCTCTTAAAGTATTAGCATTTCCCATGATGACTTATTTAATCATGGAAGGACTGGTGTACATGTTGATGGGAAGGCATCTAATTACATCAACACTAGACATTAGAAATCTTGTAAGAGACACGGGTATTTCTGTAATGATTGCATTTGCTTTGTCATTGAATCTGGGTAGTGGCAGGTTTGACCTGTCGCTAGGTGCTCAAAGGCTAATTGCCACCATTATTGGTGGCAATATAGCCATAAGCCTAGGGTTTGGTGGCATTGGCATACTGGTAGTGGCTATGTTATTTGGCCTTTTCTCTGGTTTTCTAGTAGGCATTGTTTTTATTACATTTAGAGTGCCACCCGTCATTTTAGGTATCGGTATGGCTCTTATATACGAAAGCATTGCATTTGCAGGATCGTCGGGACAAGGGTTGCGTTTGTTTGGAGTTTCTGATGTTCAGATTCTCGTTGATCCTACTTTTACAATATTAGTATTAAGCATTGTCACAATATTGATATTTGCGTTATTTACGTATAGCAAATTTCGTTACGATATGCAAGCAGTAAAAGGCTCACAGAAAATTGCAATCGCTTCAGGGATTAATGTATTTAAACATGTTGTGATTTGCTATACAATAGGCGGTGGTCTTGTAGCAATTGCGGGCATATTTAGTGCTGCATTTACAGGGTCGTTAACTCCTGTATTAGGAATGAGCAGTAATGGAACTGTCATATCGATGGCTTTTCCAATGTTTGTGGGTCTTTATCTTGCTCGTAAGTCAAATGTAGCCATTGGAATAATTCTAGGGACTTTATCGTTGAAGTTTTTCTCTATCGGATTAACTGCGCTAAGATTATCTGGAGCACTTACCAGTGCGATAAATATGATAGCCTTCATTGGATTTTTGGTGTTTCTTGCCAATAAAGATCTTCCTAAGAGACGAAAAGCAGAATTAAAGCGAATTAAGCAAGTAAAAGAAAAGAAAAAGCAACTAATGAATGATTTAATAGTGGAGGGCTAG
- a CDS encoding ABC transporter permease, whose protein sequence is MRRSFLSIKESPLFARVLPVLILIAISVVFTIMTNGKFSEPRNLMLIINQAMITATIATGAVFIFGTGNVNIAMGASTSLVATIAVMVYLSTQSIPLMILSGIAMGVVIMMLMSILSTMLRVSVMFVSIVMMVLLDAIKQTILGAGTISIPYSITSMMTRVNFTYIAFGIFFILCLVLFHLTSIGRAIKFIGANKYCAEQSGLFMNKYLFLAFTITGIGVGLASMMIILRTGSINASTASSLNMDVVLAIVLGGMSVFGGSRSFVYAGVLGAITVTLLNNGLLMLGVSPTILQLVRGIFFLTLIFAGQKRPEMLPSGEI, encoded by the coding sequence GTGAGAAGATCATTTTTATCAATTAAAGAAAGTCCTTTATTTGCAAGAGTTTTGCCGGTTTTAATTTTGATAGCAATAAGTGTAGTGTTTACTATCATGACAAATGGAAAATTTAGCGAGCCAAGAAATCTTATGTTAATTATAAATCAAGCCATGATCACAGCTACTATTGCTACTGGTGCGGTATTTATATTTGGAACAGGGAATGTAAATATTGCCATGGGTGCCTCGACATCCCTGGTAGCGACAATTGCAGTAATGGTGTATCTGAGTACCCAATCAATTCCTTTAATGATTTTATCAGGAATTGCCATGGGGGTTGTTATAATGATGCTTATGTCAATTCTTAGCACGATGCTAAGAGTTAGCGTGATGTTTGTATCTATAGTTATGATGGTGTTGCTAGATGCAATAAAACAAACAATACTAGGTGCGGGAACAATTTCAATACCTTATTCGATTACATCAATGATGACAAGAGTAAATTTTACTTATATAGCTTTTGGAATATTTTTCATATTATGCCTAGTGCTATTCCATTTAACGAGTATAGGAAGAGCGATTAAATTCATTGGGGCCAATAAGTATTGTGCTGAGCAAAGCGGTTTGTTTATGAATAAGTATTTATTCTTAGCATTCACGATTACTGGCATAGGAGTTGGATTGGCTTCAATGATGATTATATTGCGAACCGGTAGCATCAATGCAAGCACGGCATCGAGTTTAAACATGGATGTGGTATTGGCGATTGTGTTAGGAGGGATGTCTGTTTTTGGAGGAAGTAGGTCTTTTGTGTATGCGGGAGTATTGGGGGCAATTACTGTTACTTTACTGAATAATGGCCTGCTTATGTTAGGTGTTAGCCCTACAATATTGCAATTAGTCAGAGGGATTTTCTTTCTGACATTGATTTTTGCCGGTCAAAAAAGACCTGAAATGTTACCATCAGGAGAAATTTAA
- a CDS encoding sugar ABC transporter ATP-binding protein, giving the protein MIKTMNNSKLDKGTAPHLEIKDLCKQFGITTALNKVSFSVGKGIVCGLVGENGSGKSTLASIVAGMQSSTSGEVYLKGKRWQPKSVLEAQRLGVAMIVQEMGTIGNVTVAENIFLGQENVFAKGLFIERKKLFTEAQKLLDSLGIDSFDARTYVGKLDMQDRKLVEIAKAMYWKPDIFIVDETTTALSHTGRTLLYRLIRELSQNGGTVLFISHDLEEMMEHCDQLIVLRDGVYVGALEKKDYDGNIIKKMMVGRELYGDYYHADLDGYSDEVVLRADFITTLHDLLGFSIELHKGEVLGIGGLSNCGMHTLGKALFGAEKILDGKVYTGNGTAIKSTKDAIENKIGYMSKNRDQESLGLNATVKENIASVGYKLNRVFGPIISYRKESDYVNKQIKDLSIKCASPDHLTNTLSGGNKQKIVFGKWIAADSEILIMDCPTRGVDIGVKAAMYKLIYEMKKAGKSIILISEELQELIGMSDRVIIIRNGEIASETLRSEGLNEHKLIESMV; this is encoded by the coding sequence ATGATAAAGACAATGAATAATAGTAAGCTTGATAAAGGAACTGCTCCACATTTGGAAATAAAAGATCTTTGCAAGCAATTTGGTATTACAACGGCATTGAATAAGGTCTCATTTTCTGTAGGAAAAGGAATTGTGTGTGGTTTAGTTGGAGAAAATGGAAGTGGAAAATCGACTCTAGCATCAATCGTAGCTGGTATGCAGAGCTCAACAAGTGGCGAAGTTTACTTAAAGGGGAAACGCTGGCAACCCAAGAGTGTTTTAGAAGCGCAGAGGCTGGGTGTGGCAATGATTGTCCAAGAAATGGGCACGATAGGCAATGTAACTGTTGCAGAAAATATTTTTCTTGGACAAGAAAACGTTTTCGCCAAAGGGCTCTTTATTGAGAGAAAAAAACTATTTACTGAGGCACAGAAGCTACTGGATTCATTGGGAATAGATAGTTTTGATGCAAGAACTTATGTAGGGAAATTGGATATGCAAGATAGAAAGCTGGTAGAAATAGCAAAAGCGATGTACTGGAAACCAGACATATTTATCGTTGATGAAACGACAACGGCTTTGTCTCACACCGGGAGAACACTTCTATATAGGCTTATTAGAGAATTATCACAAAATGGTGGCACGGTACTATTTATAAGTCATGATTTGGAAGAAATGATGGAACACTGCGATCAACTCATTGTTCTTCGAGATGGTGTATACGTTGGGGCATTAGAAAAAAAAGATTACGATGGAAATATAATAAAAAAAATGATGGTAGGCCGAGAGCTTTATGGTGACTATTATCATGCGGATTTGGATGGCTATTCTGACGAAGTAGTATTAAGAGCTGATTTCATAACAACTTTACATGACTTGCTTGGATTTAGCATAGAACTTCACAAAGGTGAAGTGTTAGGGATTGGTGGTTTGTCAAACTGTGGGATGCATACGCTTGGCAAAGCCTTGTTTGGAGCAGAAAAAATTCTTGATGGCAAAGTGTATACAGGGAATGGCACTGCCATTAAGTCGACCAAGGACGCTATAGAAAATAAGATAGGTTACATGTCTAAGAATCGTGATCAAGAGTCACTAGGTCTCAATGCGACAGTCAAGGAAAACATTGCAAGTGTAGGTTATAAGCTTAATCGAGTATTTGGACCGATTATATCATATCGTAAAGAGAGCGATTATGTGAATAAGCAAATAAAAGACTTATCAATCAAATGTGCATCACCAGACCATCTAACTAACACTCTTTCAGGAGGGAATAAACAAAAAATTGTATTTGGGAAGTGGATTGCTGCAGATTCTGAGATTCTCATCATGGATTGTCCCACCAGAGGAGTAGATATCGGTGTGAAGGCAGCGATGTATAAATTAATATATGAAATGAAAAAAGCAGGTAAATCGATTATTTTAATTAGTGAAGAATTGCAAGAACTCATTGGAATGAGCGATCGGGTCATTATCATAAGAAATGGTGAGATAGCATCGGAGACTTTAAGATCCGAAGGTTTAAATGAACATAAATTAATTGAATCCATGGTATGA
- a CDS encoding helix-turn-helix domain-containing protein → MENSLEVAKHIITALLEVNFYIFPSKGAGVLDSISKLLIVPSPFFKSPNRFDSFISISKDKTIYHFKDSFDISYCFVSLDEWYLFLGPYKTADKSRYDFASLMNVAKLSKSHIDDLIKHYKTLPKIEKSTVVHTIQALFKALYPKDEIPYQVDISIDLEEYNLAVDIERENKNPEYVQLTHNFEGQFMENISQGNSAAAKQLIRIISKRAAVNDSNSNNHLFQVQQGHAIARTLIRIAAKSQGVSSVALDSITSADRLASININSKEELDKILFQTIDNVCTLVLKYRSEEYSPIIKNTLEYILSNLKQSLSVKVIANVIGVSPNYLSGLFKSELDLTLTEFIRNRRLESAINLLNFTNMPIKIISSAVGIYDYNYFTKVFKKKYGVTPTEYRKNPKYL, encoded by the coding sequence ATGGAAAATAGCTTGGAGGTTGCAAAACATATTATTACCGCATTACTAGAGGTGAACTTTTACATATTCCCATCAAAAGGTGCTGGTGTTTTAGACTCTATTTCGAAACTTTTGATAGTGCCCAGTCCATTTTTCAAATCTCCAAATCGATTTGATAGCTTCATTTCCATTTCGAAAGATAAAACCATCTACCATTTCAAAGACAGCTTTGATATATCCTACTGCTTTGTCTCTTTGGATGAGTGGTACTTGTTTTTAGGACCATATAAAACAGCAGACAAGTCAAGATATGATTTCGCTTCTTTAATGAATGTAGCTAAACTATCCAAAAGCCATATAGATGATTTGATAAAACATTATAAAACCTTACCTAAAATCGAGAAGTCTACTGTAGTGCATACTATTCAAGCCTTGTTCAAAGCTTTATATCCTAAAGATGAAATCCCCTATCAGGTTGACATCTCCATTGATCTGGAAGAATACAATTTAGCTGTAGATATAGAGCGTGAAAATAAGAATCCTGAATATGTACAGCTAACTCATAACTTTGAGGGCCAGTTTATGGAAAATATTTCACAGGGCAATTCAGCTGCGGCAAAGCAACTCATCCGAATTATCTCAAAACGTGCTGCAGTCAATGACTCAAATTCCAATAACCACCTGTTTCAAGTTCAACAAGGGCACGCAATAGCTCGTACATTAATACGAATTGCAGCAAAGAGTCAAGGAGTATCATCGGTGGCCCTTGATTCCATAACTAGTGCCGATAGACTAGCTTCTATTAATATTAACTCAAAGGAAGAACTTGACAAAATACTCTTTCAAACAATAGACAACGTTTGTACGCTTGTATTAAAGTATCGTTCAGAAGAATATTCTCCAATAATTAAGAATACACTTGAATATATATTGTCAAATCTAAAACAAAGTCTTTCTGTTAAAGTGATCGCTAATGTAATCGGCGTATCACCCAATTATCTTTCAGGTTTATTTAAATCAGAATTAGATTTAACTTTAACTGAATTTATAAGAAACCGACGATTAGAAAGCGCAATAAATTTATTGAATTTTACAAACATGCCAATTAAGATCATATCTTCTGCTGTGGGAATTTATGACTACAATTATTTCACTAAGGTCTTTAAAAAAAAATATGGCGTCACACCGACTGAATATCGCAAGAATCCTAAATACCTATAA